Within Mercenaria mercenaria strain notata chromosome 15, MADL_Memer_1, whole genome shotgun sequence, the genomic segment GAACATACATTGCATTAACGTGTTAAATTTTGCCAACAATAAACTGAAACAACTCTACACGTCTCACAACATTTTATCAGATTTCCGTACTATAAGCATTACACCTATATGacacacattttgcttgtccacATACTCGtaacatgtgaaaaaaatatgtaaaacttaatTTTTGCATAAAGTTTTCATGCTACAATAGTAAGCtattgttttacataattatgtttgtttttgtttaatcaaAAGTCGGTATAAACAGTTAAATAAATCTTATTCCCATATCTTGATTTATAGTTTGTTTGATTACATGTCTGCTTCTTACCTTATTGATATCTGTTATAATTTGTATTGCTTGAATGAGATTTGGCAAGGCATTTGAAACATGTACACATACATGAAATCAATTCTTTATAAAAAAGGTATAGTAATACTCCTCATCCTCATCACCTTATTAATGATATATTGTACGAGAGGTGTTCAGGTTATAAAtggacattattattattattatttatatataacttaCTAACAGACATGCACGAAAATTTCATTTTGAGCCGGGCTCAATCCACTCTCGTTAGTTGAAGAAATGACGAAATTGGTGAGAGCTaccttgttttatttcttatatcattTGCAAATTTCGGATATTTTAGAGAAGCATTTAAATCGAAAGTTGTAGGATGTTTCGTGACTATATATTTAACGACTTTCAAATGTCAAGCAGCGAAGTGTCTGTGGCCTAAAGCTGGTAGAAATTGTCGTTCCCTTGGCCGGCTGTTTAATTCGAGTTGACTGTACtcgtttttatatacatgtatatcataagatttaaaacattaaaaaatataccgtttattttctttcactttATAATTATTTCGTTCaactaaaatattatttccattCCATATAGATAACCAATCAATTTCTCTACTTCTACATAATATGTTTCCGCTTTACTTTTTGTTTCAAACTCATAGTTTACgcttttcaaacaaatttcttaTCCTTAGATTTTTTCCTTGTAATGTCAAATTCCGAAATTCTCATATTTATAAGCAATACTTTATCGCACAGTTAAAAATGCGCGTTGAcccattttatttctttttaatgtgtTATTGTTTGTACGCACGCGTGCCCGTCCAAACGAATAACACAGCATTCAGTCCTTGTATTTTTGTTACACTattagggtcaaggtcatttataacCACGTCAGTTTGTCTTGCCACAAgtattgttgagtgtgagtatgaacgaAATCCGGCCATTAATGTTGGCTGTAGGCGAAACGGTAAAATCTCGTACGGACAGACTAAAAAAATGGGCAGTTCAATCGCTATATACCCGGGGGCATAAAATTGACCGACTATATCAACACAAATGAAGCAGTAAGTGGCATCGCTTATAAGCTGACCGAACACACTGCATTTTGTCCTCCTATGTATTTAAAACTAACGAAGATAGAAACATGCGACTAATGCAATACTTTGGAATGGAAGACTTGTCGGCGGCAATGAATAATTTACAAGGTTGCAAGAATCAGccatatatacaaaaataatcaaaagtaGTAGTAAACTATTACTTTTAGTCGAAAAAGGTTAATTGACTTTATCGTtgcagatgattttttaagttgaCTTGATTTTTAATATTAGGATAAGATTAATGGCATTCAGCCAACCTCATTATTTGCACACATCGCACTATATACATTAATGATATGATTGTATGACTTCAGTTTGCACTTGCTGATATAAGAAATAtctaaaaacagatttttaagtactaacataaaaataaatcaatCTTAGATTCATATTGCGTAATTTCTAGAAGCGCTATTACTTTTTTGCGTTATGGCCATTTATCTATTTGTACAAACGTTTGTGACTACGAACATGTCCAAGCATTGTGCAACTATATAGTCAAGGACATTCGGCAGGCAGCCAGTATAAAACAGTGCGTCGTAACTAATCGTTCAACAAACGACATTTGAAGTCTTACCCGTTTTCAAAGGTagggtattttttttaatttgcatgtAGTTTATTACATATGAGGTACTTAGATTTAAGGTCTGCATCTGCCTTTCTTGGTATGCATTTAGTAGCATTACATTTGTAGAGTATGTACTATTGTTCTTCACATGTTTTAAGCCATTTAAGCTTACGGTATTGGAGACATTAACAATTACTCAAACTCCCCTACAGGTTAACCAGTCTTtctagaaaaaataaaaacaacttctACTTAATTCTAAACTTTGTTATAAGTGTGCCTTGTTTCAGTTAATTCTCCTTATATAAGTACgtttaaatgtttaaactcaGTATTGGCTTGTTATATCCTTACATGATACATTATTTAATTCCAGGATGTTTTCGACAAGACTCTTAGCACTCGTTTCTCTGTGTGCCTTGGTCTCTACCAAGGAGCACCCAGATCTTCTTAATACTTGTTTCGATGCAAGGTACCACAAAGACACGCCCTCTCCAGAAGAAGAACTACACGGTCAGGTACAAAACAATCTCAATTCATTTTCTGTCTGcttattttaaagaattaaagAAACTTATTGACTGCATTTTATCATCATCACCGAAGCAATATATTCACAGAAACATGTTACACCACGGTCTTCCGTCTTCAGGCCCTAATTTCACGAAATAACTTAAGCAATTACTTAGTTAAgtgtgttattttaaaatcatgctattgcttaaagctgctttccacactcttattaaatttcgttatagaaaaaaagtaattctacttgtacgtggtctaataattctggtttcaatagtgaaacattgataattgttaaattcggcgtactttcaaagatttcaatggtaaactactaagtgtcgtcgacgacacttaaCAGTTATACGATAACCACTTTTTGGCCAACAGTAACAGAAACAGCGGTAACAGCGTTTGCAAACACTAACGTTTATTGGTCGATGGAGCTTAAAAATGTGCGACACAGGTTCCTTTTCAAGGAATATATAATAGAATTCATCACACATCAGTTTACAGATATCTAAAGATatttactgtctttcaaattTATTATGACCCAGGTTTTTATCTCTGGTTTGATTTAGGTAGTTCTTTCAAACTTCTACCTCATGACTTCTATGGGAATGCCGTTAGAAGTACTTTCCACAAGAAAGAACATTGCATGTTCAAGCAagcatttgaaagacaatataaatacctttaaaatggtgtatagtAAGTGGTGTCATATTCCCTGGCATAGTAATTGTTTGCTCTTCATTATGTTCACTAACCACGTTTCTCCCTTGACAGCTACATACACAATTGATTGATACACCCTATTCATTCTCAAAGTATGCGCGTTGCcctacatgcatttaaaagaagttaacatcacgtttaaattcatgtagaataaattgtgtcacattccctgacagtttgtctttaagctgttgaatataccccaaacgaacatttacattgcatataAGGCCGTATATTAGAATATTCGCCGTTAAGTACCGAATTTCTTTACCCAGAAACCTTACTGTGCGCTAGGACAGCCGTTTTGTTACTGTTTGTCAGCGAAGTGTGCGCTCTTTTGATTATCATAGTCTtctttcaatttcacattctaaaaataggtttcggtaccccgaggaaaataagcgattacaaagtaacagaatggaatttagataaaataattgctttttgcatagtctgaaaccgtaaagaaaatatagacaaatgataagattgcttgcgattctatggaaagtagctttaagctattgttatttaatgttgattttttctataccaatgtatttatagctaaattaaaccatggttagtagtatttgccTGTAGTatttatttcagtcacgcaaatacgatatttctatttaagcacgagataacgaacttaagtatttgcttaagtatatttcttatttttatacttcattttctgtaaaattcagaattgttgtgttttgatctatgaaatcgtcatgtacgggtctgatatagatgaaaaagtcaacattgaagatgcataaaaggcaaaaacaagcatttcaaataacagacttagctaagaaattacttaagatttttcgtgaaattggggccagaacACCTGTAGTTGTGAGTTCATATTTGTTTGCAGACGCGAAGTTATATTCATCAGTCAGTATTATAATGTCtaaattaaatcaaacttgaGGAATACTAAGAACTTGTAAAACGTAATTTTGCAGTTAAAATCTGTTTAAAACTACGTCAGCTCCTTAAGGTGTTCCTGCCATGTCAGTTTCAAACAACGGTACCATAGTTGTAACTATAAAAATAAGCAAGTAAAcaagtataaaaaaatataattggtTTTGATATTACAAAAAGTTATTAGAAGTTCCAACGTAAATGAAAGGGCGATGCCATAGTAAATAAGTTGTAACATATGTCTCGTTAATTATGAAGATTAGTATTGCCCGTTACACGTTTGTACAAATATAATTACAGTGCGCACCATGGAAAGACAGATCCTGTTGTTATTACAACACTACAAAGGCATTCCACGATAGTGATGTTTGGCTTGGGTTTACATACAACCATTGCGGTCCTGACCATTCACTCTCCGAAACTTGCAGGCAATGGTTTAACAAAGATATGTGTTTCTACGACTGTTCACCAAACACAGGACCTTGGATAGTAGACGTAACCGTTTTAATTATTACTTTCTTTATGACAGACATGTTGAATGAAGTCATAAATAAAGCTAATGTTATCTTCGTATAGTACTAGACGTAGTAACTGTAGACGGTTAATTATTGAAGGGGTGTGTAGAACACAACGTGATAGCTCTGTGTGTATATGTCATGAAATATTAAGATAATTCAGAAGATAAAACCTGGGTTGCATGCATGTGCTTTCGTGTTTGTTTTAGCTAGAcggacttgaaaaaaaaaacccttaacaATCGTAGCCCTCGACTGATCcgtatgttaatcaatattctgAACATATTTACGGTGTAcgaatttaatattttatgatcTATTGAAACGTGTAATTGTGTTGACATGTTCCCGTATTTTTGGATGATAAGTTTTAAACTAATATTATGATTAAGATATTACGTATCTAGTTTGGCTTCATGCGTACGTCTCAAAATGATAGTAAGTCTCTAATCTTAAGAATAAAATACTAAGTTCAATTTATCCTTTGCATGTTTTACGTTCCTTTCTCTATTATGGAGTCAGGTTTGCTCATTAAGATCTGAAGCATATATATAGTGTCCTCTTTAACAGATGTTCATAGACCtgtttattcatttcattttttcttgtaaaacaaatgattttGTCAGGAAGTCTCAAAAATAAAGAACGGCAGCAAATATCTGATAAAcctgatattttatttcagaacgtCATACGTATAAGAAACGAGCGATTCATGCATGTGCCTTTCTGTGCGAGTCAATGCAATGCATGGTGGGAAGCCTGCAAGAACGAGTTTACTTGTCATGATACTTGGGGCAAAGGATTCAATTACTCAACAGGTTAG encodes:
- the LOC123561937 gene encoding folate receptor beta-like encodes the protein MFSTRLLALVSLCALVSTKEHPDLLNTCFDARYHKDTPSPEEELHGQCAPWKDRSCCYYNTTKAFHDSDVWLGFTYNHCGPDHSLSETCRQWFNKDMCFYDCSPNTGPWIVDNVIRIRNERFMHVPFCASQCNAWWEACKNEFTCHDTWGKGFNYSTGINTCPNGKICRPFAEIYENDATTFCEKIWYYSWKVVPDDQPCMKIDFTGKNPNDDVTKFYAGQRSGVLG